A window from Vanessa atalanta chromosome 18, ilVanAtal1.2, whole genome shotgun sequence encodes these proteins:
- the LOC125071027 gene encoding uncharacterized protein LOC125071027: protein MKESLNKTDWPIKFKMIVHMTSGFIYMSVLQLQLATILKKNAVKDYVKLSFGIAHLIYYYAVLFFPSIIMEMISEQINILKTDIANRVITCTDERRRANLRQLLRYFREKPLKYCIFRAIPVDSRLPLHYVSLAVTYLVCLMQLTHLLED from the exons ATGAAGGAATCGCTGAATAAAACGGACTGGCCAATTAAATTcaag ATGATCGTACATATGACGTCTGGGTTTATTTATATGTCAGTTCTCCAATTGCAGTTGGCAACAATTTTGAAGAAAAAT gCTGTTAAAGATTATGTCAAGTTATCGTTTGGAATAGCTcacttgatttattattatgctgtattattttttccgtCAATAATAATGGAAATGATTTctgaacaaataaatatcttgAAAACCGATATTGCCAATAGAGTCATAACGTGTACTG ATGAAAGGCGACGTGCAAATCTACGTCAATTGTTAAGATATTTTCGAGAGAAACCATTGAAGTATTGTATTTTCCGGGCAATCCCCGTCGATTCCCGATTACCGCTTCATTATGTTTCACTAGCAGTTACATATCTCGTTTGTTTGATGCAGTTGACACATCTACTAGAAGATTAA
- the LOC125071074 gene encoding uncharacterized protein C14orf119 encodes MSNPGLTSEAQLRYILQWFGEFSELQREDFLPVLAAAHGGKPDQLASTLAALSCDDKPVSLFQCRIKLFNEWFPTWAEEERDRLVKAVSEIDSEFGIKLQDALVNGFKLNGDLDEEHKLHFGIENVQPEEDLIESGSNENSETLTVSQENSNVEIAAAS; translated from the exons ATGTCGAACCCAGGATTAACATCTGAAGCTCAACTTCGATACATTCTACAATGGTTTGGGGAGTTCAGTGAGCTGCAGCGGGAAGACTTTCTACCAGTATTGGCAGCTGCGCACGGTGGCAAGCCGGACCAGTTAGCTAGTACACTAGCAGCTCTTTCCTGTGACGATAAGCCTGTCAGCTTGTTTCAATGTCGT ataaaactatttaatgaaTGGTTTCCTACCTGGGCAGAAGAAGAAAGGGATAGACTTGTAAAAGCTGTATCTGAAATTGATTCGGAATTTGGTATTAAACTGCAAGATGCACTTGTGAATGGTTTCAAATTGAATGGTGACCTTGATGAAGAACATAAGTTGCATTTTGGGATAGAAAATGTTCAGCCTGAAGAGGACCTAATCGAGTCTGGTAGTAATGAAAACAGTGAAACATTAACAGTTTCACAGGAGAATAGCAATGTAGAAATCGCTGCTGCCTCCTAA
- the LOC125071073 gene encoding CLIP domain-containing serine protease HP8-like encodes MDVMCKNIIFVSSLAVLSSVLAKDICRNDARCMPLEECTDLYNRLQSDPDAFIINLLKKLHCGFDAAKKPQVCCPPHFRSEETMSRLPEVNFNPMELIPDWKTCGIQNNDRIVGGTETELDEHPWMALLRYDKPKGSGFYCGGVLISSKYVLTAAHCIKGADLPKNWKLSQVRLGEWNVTSKKDCYLDDCSPPVLDIPVEEVIAHEGYSADDNHQQNDIALLRLSTKVEFNDFVKPICLPITPELRNNLFDGYYMEVAGWGKTETRSTSNIKLKVRVPVINRTDCQNIYNRAGRTITENQLCAGGLQGQDSCRGDSGGPLMGQLSSMENWMAVGVVSYGPSPCGTQGWPGVYTRVSAYVDWILANIRP; translated from the exons ATGGATGTCATGTGCAAAAACATTATCTTCGTAAGTTCTCTCGCGGTGTTGTCAAGTGTCCTCGCTAAAG ATATTTGCAGAAACGATGCTAGGTGCATGCCCCTGGAAGAATGCACCGATCTGTATAACAGGTTACAGAGTGATCCTGATGCATTCATaataaaccttttaaaaaaattacattgtggCTTTGACGCCGCCAAAAAACCACAG GTATGCTGTCCACCGCATTTTAGAAGCGAAGAGACAATGTCCAGACTCCCTGAAGTCAATTTTAATCCTATGGAATTAATACCCGATTGGAAAACTTGTGGTATTCAAAATAACGATCGGATTGTTGGAGGGACTGAAACGGAACTTGACGAGCATCCGTGGATGGCATTGTTGCGATACGACAAAC CTAAGGGAAGCGGTTTCTACTGTGGTGGCGTATTGATATCTTCGAAATATGTTTTGACGGCCGCACATTGCATTAAAGGTGCTGATCTTCCGAAAAACTGGAAACT atctCAAGTTAGACTCGGCGAGTGGAACGTGACCAGCAAGAAAGACTGTTATTTAGACGATTGCAGCCCGCCAGTTCTTGATATTCCTGTAGAAGAGGTTATTGCCCACGAAGGCTACTCCGCCGATGATAATCACCAGCAAAACGATATCGCTTTGCTTAGATTATCCACAAAAGTTGAGTTCAATG ATTTCGTTAAGCCCATATGTCTTCCTATTACTCCAGAATtgcgtaataatttatttgatggaTACTATATGGAGGTGGCGGGATGGGGTAAAACGGAAACTA GGTCAACttcgaatattaaattgaaagtgCGCGTGCCAGTAATAAATCGTACGGACTGTCAGAATATCTACAACAGAGCAGGACGTACGATCACTGAAAATCAACTTTGCGCCGGTGGTCTGCAAGGTCAAGATTCTTGTCGTGGAGACTCCGGTGGTCCACTTATGGGGCAATTGTCTTCAATGGAGAATTGGATGGCAGTAGGCGTCGTATCCTACGGTCCATCGCCTTGTGGTACCCAGGGCTGGCCCGGCGTCTACACGCGAGTCTCCGCTTACGTCGACTGGATACTTGCCAATATCCGaccatag